One window of Halorubrum sp. CBA1229 genomic DNA carries:
- a CDS encoding restriction endonuclease, producing MAVLDDLSGFEFEDVMEDVFRNLGYENVRQAAKTADEGRDVMMEEVIDGTRRGIVVECKHTSTVGRPVVQKLHSAIATFDFDGPKRGMVVTTGRFTNPAQEYADRLRGNDDPHPIELIDGEDLREIADEIGLDLYNGRIEILCDETLRPYDAATDADAPVQEAFRDIENIAAADVPSPYSRVQFRPVVAVTADTNAVFETSVGVIHRVNDWTRFVVHAERGHPQIADETVATLVTENLHATVDLDAEQFAQSFDDVEERRFGQTQTEYKEWAVDRLQDYHTTTVTYTGDNNVTYNKTCEPNLSDISVQSIEPVYLPEVRQTTEILEYSYPYEYYAAGPSRVTLEDGIHRCVHCETSGVDETYTYCPNCGAIACDTHSKTERLEGEPVCTGCAVTERFALKRKYFYDEENLGAFRKEYAEMPLHEKAMENKLLAGGSVVATLLLVVGLLVIGGII from the coding sequence ATGGCTGTACTGGACGATCTCTCGGGGTTCGAGTTCGAGGACGTGATGGAGGACGTGTTCCGGAATCTCGGCTACGAAAACGTCCGGCAGGCCGCGAAAACGGCCGACGAGGGGCGGGACGTGATGATGGAAGAGGTTATCGACGGCACCCGTCGCGGGATCGTCGTCGAGTGCAAACACACCAGCACGGTCGGGCGCCCGGTCGTCCAGAAACTCCACTCGGCGATCGCGACGTTCGACTTCGACGGCCCGAAGCGAGGGATGGTCGTCACGACTGGCCGGTTTACGAACCCTGCACAGGAGTACGCTGACCGACTTCGAGGGAACGACGACCCACATCCGATCGAGTTGATCGACGGCGAGGACCTTCGGGAGATCGCCGACGAGATCGGCCTCGATCTCTACAACGGGCGTATCGAGATCCTCTGTGACGAGACGTTGCGGCCGTACGATGCGGCGACCGACGCCGATGCCCCCGTCCAGGAAGCGTTTCGCGATATCGAAAACATCGCGGCCGCGGACGTGCCATCGCCGTACTCGCGGGTGCAGTTTCGCCCAGTCGTGGCAGTCACCGCCGACACGAACGCCGTCTTCGAGACGTCAGTGGGCGTCATCCACCGGGTCAACGACTGGACGCGGTTCGTGGTCCACGCCGAGCGTGGGCATCCTCAGATTGCTGACGAGACCGTCGCAACACTCGTTACTGAGAACCTCCATGCAACGGTCGACCTTGACGCTGAACAGTTCGCACAGTCGTTTGACGACGTTGAGGAGCGTCGCTTTGGCCAGACCCAAACGGAGTACAAGGAGTGGGCTGTTGACCGCCTCCAGGATTACCACACGACGACGGTGACCTACACCGGCGACAATAACGTCACGTACAACAAGACGTGTGAGCCCAATCTCTCGGACATCTCAGTGCAATCGATTGAGCCGGTGTATCTACCTGAGGTTCGGCAGACGACAGAGATACTGGAGTACTCGTATCCGTACGAATACTATGCTGCTGGCCCCTCGCGGGTCACTCTGGAGGACGGGATTCATCGCTGCGTCCACTGCGAGACGAGCGGCGTCGACGAGACGTACACCTACTGTCCGAACTGCGGGGCGATCGCTTGCGACACCCACAGCAAGACCGAACGGCTCGAAGGGGAGCCGGTCTGTACCGGCTGTGCGGTGACCGAACGGTTCGCGCTGAAGAGGAAGTACTTCTACGACGAGGAGAACCTCGGCGCGTTCCGCAAGGAGTACGCCGAAATGCCCCTCCACGAGAAGGCGATGGAGAACAAGCTGCTGGCTGGCGGGAGCGTGGTTGCGACGTTGCTGCTCGTCGTCGGACTACTCGTCATCGGCGGCATCATCTAA
- a CDS encoding ribbon-helix-helix domain-containing protein, producing MSTDSDAGGDGEMEKINVRVPQSLLAQVDDVWEERGYANKSEFIRDALRDAVNPPTRLSEEALAHLAESRKQREQGETVSQDDVKDRLGIDD from the coding sequence ATGAGCACTGACAGCGACGCCGGCGGCGACGGTGAAATGGAGAAAATCAACGTCCGGGTGCCCCAGTCGCTGCTGGCACAGGTCGACGACGTCTGGGAGGAGCGTGGCTACGCGAACAAATCCGAGTTCATCCGCGACGCGCTTCGAGACGCCGTCAATCCGCCAACGCGGCTGTCCGAGGAAGCGCTGGCGCATCTGGCCGAGAGCCGCAAGCAGCGGGAGCAGGGCGAGACGGTATCGCAGGACGACGTGAAGGACCGGCTGGGCATCGATGACTGA
- a CDS encoding type II toxin-antitoxin system RelE/ParE family toxin, with amino-acid sequence MTEVEWTPKALDLLEGLESEAQERLVKKLDEAKDWTSHRLEKLTGYPYYKLRAGDYRAILTWDREEDILIVEAVGHRRNIYDRHLPP; translated from the coding sequence ATGACTGAGGTCGAGTGGACACCGAAAGCACTCGATTTGCTGGAGGGGCTCGAATCGGAAGCGCAAGAGCGGTTGGTGAAGAAACTCGACGAGGCGAAAGACTGGACCTCCCACCGACTCGAAAAGCTCACCGGCTACCCGTACTACAAGCTTCGTGCTGGCGACTACCGTGCGATCCTCACGTGGGACCGGGAAGAGGATATCCTAATCGTTGAGGCAGTTGGGCATCGCCGGAATATCTACGACCGACACCTCCCACCGTAA
- a CDS encoding C2H2-type zinc finger protein, with protein sequence MTDHICDYCGESFATSNELGGHVTAVHRRDQIVTDADVILDDLQRVADKLGKPPTAKEMSEHGEYSQRVCQNKFGSWNEALREAGYAPNRKFRLTDQDLLDEIDRLADQLGRPPSSGEMDRVGEYHRWTYDHRFGGWEEALNEAGFSQPRSYQERSEIPYGPNWPEQRRQALERDDFQCQTPWCEMTQADHQEQVGKDISVHHLVPRKSFVTPDGQFDHEQANRVSNLVTVCSKHHLIWEAVAPQRLDTIVDATRPPERGRPEGVALPLRGDEG encoded by the coding sequence TTGACCGACCATATCTGTGACTACTGTGGCGAGTCGTTTGCGACCTCCAACGAGTTGGGTGGCCACGTAACCGCAGTCCATCGTCGCGACCAAATCGTAACGGACGCGGACGTAATTCTCGACGACCTCCAGCGTGTCGCAGACAAATTAGGAAAACCACCGACAGCAAAGGAGATGAGCGAGCACGGGGAGTACTCCCAGCGCGTCTGCCAGAACAAATTTGGGAGCTGGAACGAGGCGCTTCGTGAGGCTGGCTACGCTCCAAATCGGAAATTTCGACTCACCGATCAGGACCTGTTGGACGAGATTGACCGCCTTGCGGACCAGTTGGGTCGCCCGCCCTCAAGTGGGGAGATGGATCGGGTTGGGGAATATCACAGATGGACGTATGACCACCGGTTTGGCGGGTGGGAAGAAGCACTCAACGAAGCTGGCTTCTCACAACCACGGTCCTATCAAGAACGTTCAGAGATCCCTTACGGGCCAAATTGGCCGGAGCAACGGCGGCAAGCATTGGAGCGTGATGACTTCCAGTGCCAAACGCCGTGGTGTGAGATGACTCAAGCGGATCATCAAGAGCAGGTTGGGAAGGACATCTCTGTCCACCATTTGGTTCCGCGGAAGTCCTTCGTCACCCCCGATGGGCAGTTTGACCACGAACAGGCGAATCGAGTCTCGAATCTCGTGACGGTCTGTTCGAAGCATCATCTCATCTGGGAAGCCGTCGCCCCGCAGCGGTTGGATACGATTGTCGACGCCACACGGCCACCAGAGCGAGGTCGGCCGGAGGGTGTTGCTCTTCCCCTACGAGGGGATGAGGGGTAA
- a CDS encoding DUF6610 family protein: protein MSLELSSSASTAREIVAARQTDFVAFLHRAPFAGDALTLGFLPGFREDCGYQTDQYLNLEIPVGMLDNDFRSPDLERFVDRFFEYEPTVGVIGDVDEMDDVDAHVSAAREIQASYPEAELIVVPKSREVIDVIPETLVLGYSRGYANRLAHEFSDPADWRGRRVHILGGSPPKQLDAIRQLTRPTLTDEPPADIVGVDWNGLHRGAQFGEFWTADGWDDSGRDADHVTVRKTVRHSLARVREFWRAHGIWPETTPQDKGLDVEYKGPSPVDLEDAACTECGTNVWRTRRGPYVAEYDTGAICGYCSYECYFNHRHRNNLEEIVGEQSVYLPPT, encoded by the coding sequence ATGTCCCTCGAGCTGAGCTCCAGCGCCAGCACCGCCCGCGAAATCGTCGCCGCCAGACAAACAGACTTCGTGGCGTTCCTCCACCGAGCTCCCTTTGCCGGCGATGCTCTCACCCTCGGATTTCTCCCCGGGTTCCGGGAAGACTGTGGGTATCAGACGGATCAGTACCTGAACCTCGAGATTCCCGTTGGGATGCTCGACAACGATTTCCGGAGTCCCGATCTGGAGCGGTTCGTCGACCGCTTCTTCGAGTACGAACCAACGGTCGGGGTCATCGGGGACGTCGACGAAATGGACGACGTCGACGCCCACGTCTCTGCTGCTCGTGAGATCCAAGCGAGCTATCCAGAGGCCGAGCTCATCGTCGTTCCGAAGTCGCGGGAGGTGATCGACGTGATACCCGAGACCCTCGTCCTCGGGTATTCACGGGGATACGCCAACCGCCTGGCCCACGAATTCTCCGACCCAGCCGATTGGAGAGGGCGGCGCGTTCATATCCTCGGCGGGAGTCCGCCCAAGCAGCTCGACGCCATTCGACAGTTGACCCGACCGACACTCACGGACGAGCCACCAGCCGACATCGTCGGCGTCGACTGGAACGGGCTGCACCGCGGCGCACAGTTCGGTGAGTTCTGGACGGCCGACGGCTGGGACGACAGCGGTCGCGACGCCGACCACGTCACCGTGCGAAAGACGGTGCGCCACAGCCTCGCTCGCGTCCGTGAGTTCTGGAGGGCGCACGGAATCTGGCCCGAAACGACACCGCAAGACAAGGGGCTCGACGTCGAGTACAAGGGACCGAGTCCTGTCGATCTCGAGGACGCCGCCTGTACCGAGTGCGGGACGAACGTCTGGCGAACTCGCCGCGGCCCGTACGTGGCCGAATACGATACCGGCGCAATCTGTGGATACTGCAGCTACGAGTGCTACTTCAACCACCGTCACCGGAACAACCTGGAGGAGATCGTCGGCGAGCAGAGCGTCTACCTCCCGCCGACGTGA
- a CDS encoding DUF3892 domain-containing protein: protein MSKWADYVITAVRYSGDSIEQVQVYEDDGDQLVNRDTKSRMAVILSLSVGQEYCTAYKNDNGKWTKGDDVGTVEVDGTTYLRTDGNNIASDNLGELPEF, encoded by the coding sequence ATGAGCAAATGGGCAGATTACGTAATCACTGCAGTAAGATACAGTGGTGACTCTATCGAACAAGTTCAGGTATATGAGGACGATGGAGATCAACTAGTCAACCGAGATACCAAATCGCGAATGGCCGTCATCCTCAGCTTATCGGTTGGACAAGAGTACTGTACGGCGTACAAGAATGACAACGGGAAATGGACAAAGGGTGATGATGTCGGGACAGTAGAAGTTGACGGGACAACCTACCTTCGGACTGACGGGAACAACATCGCGAGCGACAATCTAGGCGAACTGCCAGAGTTCTAG
- a CDS encoding ArdC-like ssDNA-binding domain-containing protein, giving the protein MATTSDSSVSFDQTDTRSDEMNSTIKQWIDDLVAGVDDAQASEEFQEWLDVQSRFHDYSYRNTLLIKRQCPEASRVAGYRTWQEEFDRHVTEGESAIWIWAPIISKQCPECENSPSYHEDSDCEYDETPPEEWSEGLVGFKPAPVFDVSQTEGEPLPNLDTEATGDAGDLVEQLTAAADDLGVTVRIVPAEEWTHGEAKGICEQLSLVDVQPLVEVRDRANEADLARTLIHEYAHALLHFDVDDDTERSKREVEAEAVAYVVGRYCGLDTSGSAFYLAAWESDDPEIVRDRLDRISTTAEEIIDALDSAA; this is encoded by the coding sequence ATGGCTACGACTAGTGACTCGTCGGTCTCCTTCGACCAGACCGACACGCGATCCGACGAGATGAACAGTACGATCAAACAGTGGATCGACGACCTCGTCGCCGGCGTCGACGACGCACAGGCCAGCGAAGAGTTCCAAGAGTGGCTCGATGTCCAGAGTCGTTTCCACGACTACTCCTACCGAAACACACTCCTCATCAAGCGGCAGTGTCCCGAGGCGAGCCGGGTGGCGGGCTACCGGACGTGGCAGGAGGAGTTCGACCGCCACGTCACGGAGGGTGAGTCGGCCATCTGGATCTGGGCACCGATCATCTCCAAGCAGTGCCCGGAGTGCGAGAATTCACCGAGCTACCACGAGGACAGTGACTGTGAGTACGACGAGACGCCACCCGAGGAGTGGTCCGAGGGCCTCGTCGGGTTCAAGCCTGCTCCGGTGTTCGACGTCTCCCAGACCGAGGGCGAGCCGCTTCCCAACCTAGACACGGAAGCGACCGGGGACGCCGGCGACCTCGTCGAGCAGTTGACTGCCGCCGCTGACGACCTCGGCGTGACGGTGCGGATCGTACCAGCTGAGGAGTGGACCCACGGCGAGGCGAAGGGCATCTGCGAACAGCTGAGTCTCGTCGACGTCCAGCCGCTCGTCGAGGTGCGCGATCGGGCGAACGAGGCCGACCTCGCGCGGACGCTGATTCACGAGTACGCCCACGCTTTGCTCCACTTCGACGTCGACGACGACACCGAGCGGTCGAAACGCGAAGTCGAGGCCGAAGCCGTCGCGTACGTCGTCGGGCGCTACTGTGGGTTGGACACCAGCGGGTCTGCGTTCTACTTGGCCGCGTGGGAGTCGGACGATCCCGAGATCGTTCGCGACCGTCTCGACCGGATCAGCACCACTGCTGAAGAGATCATCGACGCTCTCGACAGCGCCGCTTAA
- a CDS encoding helix-turn-helix transcriptional regulator encodes MSTETGTAEGTESRELVHFVTQQTRFALINNILQHPDQLPSMYELEELNPSVSDATVYKHIQKLIDNGIVKEVTLNDDQRRQGYPRKFYGLTEEGREFLDDHNLLAAEDTLQQIYDTITDKPEKMVKYENAPRPDGI; translated from the coding sequence ATGAGCACAGAAACGGGGACAGCTGAGGGGACGGAATCACGGGAACTCGTCCACTTTGTCACCCAACAGACGCGGTTCGCGCTGATCAACAACATCCTCCAGCATCCTGACCAGCTCCCCTCGATGTACGAACTCGAGGAGCTCAACCCCAGCGTGAGCGACGCCACCGTCTACAAACACATCCAGAAGTTGATCGATAATGGCATCGTGAAGGAGGTCACCCTGAACGACGACCAGCGCCGGCAGGGCTACCCTAGAAAGTTCTATGGGCTCACGGAGGAAGGCCGGGAGTTCCTCGACGATCATAACCTCCTCGCAGCAGAGGACACGCTCCAGCAGATCTACGACACCATCACTGACAAGCCCGAGAAGATGGTCAAGTACGAGAACGCTCCCCGTCCGGACGGCATCTGA
- a CDS encoding RidA family protein — MERKRISSGTEWESKVGYSRAVQTGSQVHVSGTTATSDDGDIVGKDDAYKQTKKALQNIENALRETDGSLEDVVRTRMFVTDINEWEAIGEAHGEVFRDVRPATSMIEVNRLIDPELLVEIEAVAIVPE; from the coding sequence ATGGAACGAAAACGCATATCGTCCGGAACCGAATGGGAGTCGAAAGTCGGGTACTCTCGGGCCGTTCAAACGGGCTCTCAAGTACACGTTTCTGGAACGACAGCGACTAGCGATGATGGTGATATAGTCGGCAAAGACGACGCATACAAACAGACAAAAAAAGCACTCCAGAATATTGAAAACGCCCTTCGAGAGACTGATGGGTCACTTGAGGACGTGGTCAGAACTCGAATGTTCGTCACCGATATAAATGAGTGGGAGGCAATTGGCGAGGCCCATGGTGAAGTGTTTCGTGACGTTCGCCCAGCCACCAGCATGATAGAGGTGAACCGCCTCATCGATCCGGAGTTACTCGTTGAGATTGAGGCGGTTGCGATTGTCCCAGAGTAA
- a CDS encoding orc1/cdc6 family replication initiation protein, with amino-acid sequence MADGEDQQSLSQSIKGRLQEGVQNSVFRDKGLLDPDAVIDEDRIVGRDDQLDDIITYLRPALQGNRPPNMLLYGPSGTGKSLIINAVCQQVLELANAQDDRFGVIKINCQTIKSHDRAVYRLVENAANEAGVEIGVPQSGVSTDQKLNRFYEVLSNNFDSVIIILDEVDLLVGRQRDPNDEPAYSKLLYQLSRASQLGQIEGHVSVAALTNDPRFMENLDGRAESSFNPQDVVFSDYDADQLQSILRRRRDAYREDVLEDGIIPLSSAFAAQDHGDARKAIDLFRKAGEIADREGEETVHEGHVRDAQKEAERDRTLTQMQGLSTQKKLSLYATAIVPVYSQRNLNAVPSTVAYRVYQYLTELLDADTKSRDSYLRYMSEAETYNFVTSEKRGRGYGSGVHKEYSFVDDPGVVAETLRADIRLEEADDEGDLIKSVVNAQIDDFFEGK; translated from the coding sequence ATGGCTGACGGCGAGGATCAACAGTCCCTTTCACAATCCATCAAAGGTCGCCTCCAGGAGGGCGTTCAAAACTCGGTGTTTCGAGATAAGGGACTTCTTGACCCGGATGCCGTCATCGACGAGGACCGGATCGTTGGGCGTGATGACCAACTGGACGACATCATCACCTATCTCCGACCGGCGTTACAGGGGAACCGCCCACCCAATATGCTTCTCTACGGCCCGTCTGGGACGGGGAAGTCACTCATCATCAACGCGGTCTGTCAGCAGGTGCTTGAACTCGCGAACGCCCAAGACGACCGGTTTGGGGTTATTAAAATCAACTGTCAGACAATCAAGTCCCACGACAGAGCCGTCTATCGTCTCGTGGAAAACGCTGCCAATGAAGCCGGCGTTGAAATCGGTGTTCCTCAGAGCGGCGTCTCGACCGATCAGAAACTCAACCGGTTCTATGAAGTCCTGAGCAACAACTTTGACTCGGTCATTATCATCTTGGATGAGGTTGACCTCTTGGTCGGCCGCCAGCGGGACCCGAACGACGAACCAGCATACTCAAAGCTGCTGTATCAGCTTTCTCGAGCCTCACAGCTCGGCCAGATCGAGGGACACGTGTCCGTTGCTGCGCTTACAAACGACCCCCGGTTTATGGAGAACCTCGACGGCCGAGCTGAGAGTTCGTTCAATCCGCAGGATGTCGTTTTCTCCGATTACGATGCGGACCAGCTCCAGTCGATTCTTCGCCGACGTCGCGATGCGTATCGAGAGGATGTGCTTGAAGATGGTATCATTCCACTTAGCTCAGCGTTTGCCGCGCAGGACCACGGCGACGCGCGGAAAGCAATCGATCTGTTCCGAAAAGCCGGCGAGATAGCGGACCGAGAGGGTGAAGAGACGGTTCATGAAGGACACGTTCGCGATGCCCAGAAAGAAGCGGAACGGGATCGGACGCTGACGCAGATGCAGGGACTCTCGACCCAAAAGAAGCTCTCGCTGTACGCAACCGCGATCGTCCCCGTCTACTCACAGCGCAACCTGAACGCTGTTCCCAGCACGGTCGCATATCGTGTGTATCAGTACCTCACTGAGCTACTTGACGCTGATACAAAATCACGCGACTCCTATCTCCGCTATATGAGTGAGGCGGAGACGTACAACTTCGTCACCTCAGAAAAACGAGGCCGCGGCTACGGGAGCGGGGTTCACAAAGAGTACTCGTTCGTTGACGATCCAGGGGTGGTTGCTGAAACCCTCCGGGCTGATATTCGGCTCGAGGAGGCAGACGATGAGGGTGATCTTATCAAGTCTGTTGTCAACGCACAGATAGATGATTTCTTCGAGGGCAAGTAG
- a CDS encoding Rrf2 family transcriptional regulator, with the protein MNDRNPPDEFADVNKAVGEEWEAETTPYERIRHVVAHTYSPVSADAVADDAQTAPKTARKHLNTLADEGFVETTPGEQGGTLYRRSPESLVVQQVADILEHVSTDELVTRIQEMREELTEYRSEFGVDSPEELAVNQTNQALSETGSPQDEVDPETIREWKTLRRNLAFANAALSIGNAEQFVDSDRRSTDDTVPV; encoded by the coding sequence ATGAACGACCGAAACCCACCAGATGAGTTTGCAGACGTCAACAAAGCGGTTGGTGAGGAATGGGAAGCAGAAACAACACCCTATGAGCGCATTCGACACGTCGTCGCGCATACGTACAGCCCCGTCTCAGCTGATGCCGTAGCTGACGATGCACAGACTGCTCCAAAGACCGCTCGTAAGCACCTGAACACACTCGCAGACGAGGGGTTTGTCGAGACGACACCCGGCGAACAGGGTGGCACGCTCTATCGCCGCTCTCCCGAATCGCTTGTCGTCCAACAGGTTGCCGACATTCTTGAGCACGTCTCGACCGATGAACTCGTCACCCGAATTCAGGAGATGCGCGAGGAACTCACCGAGTATCGGTCCGAATTCGGTGTTGATTCCCCCGAAGAATTAGCGGTCAACCAGACGAACCAGGCCCTCAGCGAGACCGGGTCCCCACAAGACGAGGTCGACCCAGAGACGATTCGTGAGTGGAAGACGCTCCGTCGGAACCTCGCGTTCGCGAACGCTGCCCTCTCGATCGGTAATGCCGAGCAATTCGTCGACAGTGACCGTCGGTCGACTGACGACACCGTCCCTGTCTGA
- the rdfA gene encoding rod-determining factor RdfA, with product MAIDKYELKHDVVTGDINEYLLARWNGHNEFPETGLRALTDYFNQKILKKVYTENNRRTVETQIESDYEALTGDDEIAKEEIIADLETDGIDGQQLADDFISTSTLYRHFNGCLEAEKESSQDSSDSNWEAESIQYALNNALENSLKALKSLEKKEKIPHATKAEVSVSLILSCPECTTRVQFKRAKERGYICKEHMSESDDLSELFGEGTTETQEEDFQASLG from the coding sequence ATGGCTATCGACAAATACGAACTGAAACACGATGTCGTGACAGGGGATATTAATGAGTATCTCCTAGCGAGATGGAATGGACATAACGAATTTCCCGAGACTGGGCTGAGAGCCCTCACTGATTATTTTAATCAAAAAATTCTAAAGAAAGTCTACACGGAGAACAATCGCCGAACTGTTGAAACCCAGATTGAGTCAGACTATGAAGCGCTCACCGGAGATGACGAGATCGCAAAAGAAGAGATTATTGCAGATCTTGAAACCGACGGTATTGATGGGCAGCAGCTTGCAGACGACTTCATTTCCACAAGTACTCTATATCGACACTTCAACGGCTGTCTCGAAGCTGAAAAAGAGAGCAGCCAGGATAGTTCAGATTCGAATTGGGAAGCAGAGAGTATCCAATACGCTCTGAACAACGCACTCGAAAATTCTCTAAAGGCGTTGAAGTCTCTTGAAAAGAAAGAAAAAATCCCCCACGCGACAAAGGCAGAAGTGAGCGTTTCCTTGATACTTTCCTGCCCGGAGTGTACGACACGAGTCCAGTTCAAGCGGGCAAAAGAACGAGGCTACATCTGCAAAGAGCACATGAGCGAATCTGATGATCTGTCTGAGCTTTTCGGAGAGGGAACCACCGAGACGCAAGAAGAGGATTTCCAAGCCTCTCTCGGATAG
- a CDS encoding archaea-specific SMC-related protein codes for MWNLQIENIAGIKSGSATLEQGTNVVQASNFQGKSSLLKAIQTAMGTTGKDERTHPLTEGQTEGYAELDTGNNTYRGELSREGRSVIRSGNPYLTEDTDITCAYLFAFLGEDNPIRSAVKEGNNERLTELLMEPLNVEKIDAQIAELQNEKNSIENDIKEAERANKKLPKAQEEVTRLEKELEEARERKDELEEQVDEDSEQKELSDKLSEKRSRLNNTKNTIKKLESRIERKKSTLEDKQDELDDLDIPSEPKINTDIHEKEERINELDLQIDLLRRVHSVNKQVLDDEEVELVSDVEHGIDGDKVVCWLSGDTTTVDQIEEQLRQLNEKRLELREEKFELESEVDEIEKKKRTIRTKKRKRDKLEDKIGNLKLDIQEDEQELEQAEDRVEDLREEIEELESQYEEVQEDLNEDLTDVRTEIGSLETQLKNSREDLEELDEAAGEADDLRDELDTVKEEIADLRNRRDRKHKEFESLFETAMDNMLDQFAPGFETVRLDRRVNEDGSTKEFELTVVRNSQDTSVENLSEGEVELIGFVTALAGHQAFNVDEIVPVILVDGIGQLAAEHIKGLTEFLEGASDMLVTTAYPEAGDFGGNSLSPDDWDVVSDEEVSLA; via the coding sequence ATGTGGAATCTTCAAATAGAGAATATTGCCGGGATCAAATCCGGTAGTGCGACTCTCGAACAGGGGACAAACGTCGTACAGGCGTCAAACTTCCAAGGAAAATCTAGCTTGCTGAAAGCTATCCAAACAGCGATGGGAACAACCGGGAAGGATGAACGTACTCACCCCCTCACAGAAGGGCAGACTGAAGGGTACGCCGAATTAGACACCGGCAATAACACCTACCGAGGAGAGCTCTCTCGCGAAGGCCGCTCGGTGATCAGGTCTGGAAACCCGTATCTGACAGAGGACACCGATATCACCTGCGCTTACCTCTTTGCTTTCCTCGGTGAAGATAATCCCATCCGCTCCGCGGTGAAGGAGGGTAATAACGAGCGCCTGACAGAGCTTCTGATGGAGCCGCTTAATGTCGAAAAGATCGATGCCCAAATTGCGGAACTCCAGAATGAGAAAAACAGTATCGAGAACGACATCAAGGAGGCCGAGAGAGCAAACAAGAAGCTCCCGAAAGCACAAGAAGAAGTCACGAGACTCGAAAAAGAACTCGAGGAGGCCCGCGAACGAAAGGATGAATTAGAAGAGCAGGTCGACGAAGATAGCGAGCAGAAGGAACTCAGCGACAAACTGAGCGAAAAACGCTCGCGTCTGAACAATACCAAGAATACGATCAAGAAGCTCGAATCACGAATTGAACGGAAGAAATCCACTCTCGAAGACAAACAGGACGAGTTGGACGATCTCGATATCCCTTCTGAACCGAAGATCAACACGGACATCCACGAAAAGGAGGAACGTATCAACGAACTCGATCTTCAGATTGACCTCCTCCGGAGAGTCCACAGTGTGAACAAGCAGGTCCTCGACGACGAAGAAGTGGAACTTGTGAGCGATGTCGAGCACGGTATTGACGGCGACAAGGTCGTCTGCTGGCTGTCTGGTGACACCACCACCGTCGACCAGATCGAAGAACAACTGAGGCAACTCAACGAGAAACGGCTTGAACTCCGCGAGGAGAAATTCGAACTCGAAAGCGAAGTCGACGAAATAGAGAAGAAGAAGCGAACGATTCGGACGAAAAAGCGAAAGCGCGACAAACTCGAAGATAAGATCGGAAACCTCAAACTAGACATCCAAGAGGACGAACAGGAGTTAGAGCAAGCGGAAGACCGAGTTGAAGACCTCCGAGAGGAGATCGAAGAGTTAGAGAGCCAGTACGAAGAGGTCCAAGAGGATCTCAACGAGGACCTGACCGACGTACGGACGGAGATTGGCTCTCTGGAAACACAGCTCAAGAACAGCCGAGAAGACCTCGAGGAACTCGACGAAGCCGCAGGCGAAGCGGATGACCTGAGAGATGAACTCGATACCGTCAAAGAGGAGATCGCAGACCTTCGCAACCGTCGCGACCGCAAGCACAAAGAGTTTGAATCTCTCTTCGAGACCGCGATGGACAACATGCTCGACCAGTTCGCTCCTGGCTTCGAAACAGTGCGGCTTGACCGCCGCGTCAACGAGGATGGATCGACCAAGGAATTCGAACTTACCGTCGTGAGAAACAGTCAGGACACGTCTGTCGAGAACCTCAGCGAAGGGGAAGTCGAACTCATCGGGTTCGTAACCGCCCTCGCAGGACATCAAGCGTTCAACGTGGACGAGATCGTCCCGGTTATCCTCGTCGACGGCATCGGACAGCTCGCTGCGGAACACATCAAGGGACTCACCGAGTTCCTTGAGGGAGCGAGCGACATGCTGGTGACCACCGCATATCCAGAAGCAGGCGACTTCGGAGGGAATTCGCTGTCCCCCGATGATTGGGATGTGGTTTCTGACGAGGAAGTAAGCCTCGCGTAA